From Chloroflexi bacterium ADurb.Bin180, a single genomic window includes:
- the moeZ gene encoding putative adenylyltransferase/sulfurtransferase MoeZ, translated as MSYEDLFGRNLGIYSVEEQERIRNSKMAIIGCGGIGGVIALVLARSGVEHFALVEKDCYERSNMNRQIVCFYDTIGRNKAECVRDEILRINPQADVKVDCRALTEHDIPHLAEMGDVILPVMDEWPLSLTCLEQVRQVKPTVMAYPVGALGRVSVFTAQSPTVADCLVMPAGFGYQQLEDYTHRPEARRLLMYYQTEGGWREDWFNEWTEGRKPHAQIAPIVWITSCLAAMEALKLVSGRWKPVIAPYYWHITPESASVRRFGLRRKLASRLSRHEWMLKRLSTLSRNKTLVRWFTRLID; from the coding sequence GTGAGCTACGAAGACCTCTTTGGACGGAACCTTGGCATCTACAGTGTCGAGGAGCAGGAACGCATCAGGAACTCAAAGATGGCGATCATCGGCTGTGGCGGCATCGGGGGCGTGATTGCTCTGGTCCTGGCGCGGAGTGGGGTGGAGCATTTTGCTCTGGTGGAGAAGGACTGCTACGAGAGGTCCAATATGAACCGGCAGATAGTGTGCTTCTACGACACTATCGGGCGCAACAAGGCCGAGTGCGTACGGGATGAGATCCTGCGCATCAACCCACAGGCTGACGTCAAGGTGGATTGCCGGGCCCTCACGGAACACGATATCCCGCACCTGGCGGAGATGGGCGACGTGATTCTTCCAGTGATGGATGAGTGGCCGCTCAGCCTGACCTGCCTGGAACAAGTGCGCCAGGTCAAGCCGACGGTGATGGCTTACCCTGTGGGCGCCTTGGGCCGCGTGTCAGTCTTTACGGCCCAGAGCCCGACAGTGGCCGATTGTCTGGTGATGCCGGCTGGGTTTGGCTATCAGCAGCTGGAGGACTATACACATCGTCCCGAGGCTCGCCGGCTGCTGATGTACTATCAGACCGAAGGCGGATGGCGCGAGGATTGGTTTAATGAATGGACCGAAGGCAGAAAGCCCCACGCTCAAATCGCGCCTATTGTGTGGATTACCTCTTGTCTTGCGGCAATGGAGGCGCTCAAGTTGGTGTCCGGCCGCTGGAAACCGGTTATCGCGCCCTACTACTGGCACATAACGCCAGAGAGCGCCAGCGTGCGCCGGTTCGGGCTGAGACGGAAGCTTGCCTCGCGGCTGTCGCGTCACGAGTGGATGCTGAAGAGACTGTCAACATTGTCGCGCAACAAGACCCTGGTGCGCTGGTTCACCCGACTGATTGACTGA
- the cprA_1 gene encoding 3-chloro-4-hydroxyphenylacetate reductive dehalogenase precursor has protein sequence MPKLTNELTSLQRLLREGTLSRRDFVRRLLILGVSAGSAELLASCAPAQQAPVSPATPTHPPLHSSYGPTPTDTPLSAGGNLALGATPPAYPTYTPAPESAYPSPTATPVMWEAGLWMCPLCKGRFGAEGELVEHLLSAHVSKVPGVRVVEEPTYRRYLNEEIARFDQRNIIFARMMWDREYIARAGSQAQRQWRESGEELAQGRAVRTGAIWVDDSVGSLAPQYGGFSGHVRGFGGLYDWDDAVAPQKSPIGTPEEMTVRVKEAARYYGADLVGVTEINPLWVYSHYYDRETGAYGENETGYKYAIMIGIEMDFGGIRQSPGWGASAATALAYSEMGEVVAKLAKYIRTLGYEAVPSGNDTTQNIPLAIDAGLGELGRLGLLLTPEYGARQRLCKVLTNLPLVADKPIEFGMQRFCETCMACAHACPAKAIPKGERSLERTSISNRPGIKRWHVNVENCYLFWRQNGGVDCSNCVAACPWSQQNRPWL, from the coding sequence TTGCCCAAGCTGACCAATGAGCTCACCTCCCTCCAGCGCCTGCTGCGCGAGGGCACACTATCGCGGCGCGACTTTGTGCGTCGGCTGCTCATTCTTGGCGTTTCCGCCGGATCAGCGGAGCTGCTGGCGTCCTGTGCGCCCGCGCAGCAAGCGCCCGTTTCTCCTGCGACGCCAACGCACCCGCCGCTGCATTCGTCTTACGGTCCCACGCCGACTGACACGCCGTTGTCGGCGGGAGGCAATCTGGCGCTGGGCGCCACCCCTCCGGCGTACCCAACCTATACACCGGCACCGGAGAGCGCCTACCCTTCTCCCACCGCGACGCCGGTGATGTGGGAAGCGGGCCTGTGGATGTGTCCGCTGTGCAAGGGGAGGTTTGGGGCCGAGGGTGAGCTGGTCGAGCACCTGCTGAGTGCTCATGTGAGCAAGGTGCCCGGGGTGCGGGTGGTCGAAGAGCCGACATACCGGCGCTATCTGAATGAAGAGATAGCGCGGTTTGACCAGAGGAACATCATTTTTGCGCGGATGATGTGGGACCGGGAGTACATTGCCAGGGCAGGGAGCCAGGCGCAGCGGCAGTGGCGTGAGAGTGGAGAGGAGCTGGCGCAAGGGCGGGCGGTGCGGACAGGTGCGATTTGGGTAGATGACAGTGTGGGGAGTCTGGCGCCACAGTACGGCGGGTTTTCTGGCCATGTGCGAGGGTTTGGGGGATTGTACGATTGGGATGATGCGGTAGCGCCTCAGAAGTCACCCATAGGGACGCCAGAGGAGATGACGGTACGGGTGAAGGAAGCGGCGCGGTATTACGGGGCGGATCTGGTGGGGGTGACGGAGATCAACCCGTTGTGGGTGTACTCGCACTATTATGATCGGGAGACGGGGGCGTACGGGGAGAACGAGACAGGGTACAAGTACGCGATCATGATTGGGATTGAGATGGACTTTGGCGGGATCAGGCAGTCACCGGGATGGGGGGCGAGTGCGGCGACGGCGCTGGCGTACTCGGAGATGGGCGAGGTAGTGGCGAAGCTGGCCAAGTACATCAGGACGCTGGGGTACGAGGCAGTGCCATCGGGGAACGACACGACGCAGAACATACCGTTGGCGATAGATGCTGGGTTGGGGGAGCTGGGGCGGCTGGGGCTATTGCTGACTCCGGAGTACGGGGCGCGGCAGAGGTTATGCAAGGTACTGACGAATCTGCCACTGGTGGCAGACAAGCCGATAGAGTTTGGGATGCAGCGGTTCTGCGAGACGTGTATGGCGTGTGCGCATGCGTGTCCGGCGAAGGCGATACCGAAGGGGGAGCGGAGTCTGGAGCGGACGTCGATATCGAACCGACCGGGGATCAAGCGGTGGCACGTGAATGTAGAGAACTGTTATCTATTCTGGAGGCAGAACGGCGGGGTGGACTGCTCGAACTGTGTAGCGGCGTGTCCGTGGAGCCAGCAGAACCGTCCCTGGCTGTGA
- a CDS encoding 4Fe-4S binding domain protein gives MSQLHERLSELQEKLRLGQITRRDFLRYATLLGVSVGAAEALAACAPKPGPTAVPPTKVPPTKVPPTAVAPSEPAPTAPPPVAEKQALPGHTLLVDPTKCTGCLNCAVACSEKWLAEYFPNEAKHLMSLEFSRIRPMRFQLVDVVNVCYDCRLYQWAEGSSKAPCEQVCPQAALTVVPVGEGKPGFTGNGYLNVDRDLCTGLDLCGRCLEICEDQFGSGISFDPIEKKAQICSRCGGLPACVEACPEPLALQFYPLMTNGRMFAQTPADLAESLYNKIYDKFGRV, from the coding sequence ATGTCACAACTTCACGAAAGGCTGTCCGAACTGCAGGAAAAGCTTCGCCTGGGGCAGATCACCAGACGCGATTTCCTGCGCTATGCGACCTTGCTTGGCGTTTCGGTTGGTGCGGCAGAGGCTCTGGCGGCTTGCGCCCCCAAGCCCGGGCCCACGGCCGTTCCGCCGACGAAGGTTCCCCCGACCAAGGTGCCGCCAACAGCAGTAGCTCCTAGCGAGCCGGCACCGACTGCCCCGCCGCCAGTGGCGGAGAAGCAGGCACTGCCGGGCCATACCCTGCTGGTCGACCCGACCAAGTGCACCGGCTGCTTGAACTGCGCCGTTGCCTGCTCTGAAAAGTGGCTGGCGGAGTATTTCCCCAACGAGGCCAAGCACCTGATGAGCCTGGAGTTCTCCCGCATTCGTCCGATGCGGTTCCAGCTGGTGGATGTGGTCAACGTATGCTACGACTGCCGTCTCTACCAGTGGGCGGAGGGCAGCTCAAAGGCGCCGTGCGAGCAGGTCTGTCCGCAGGCCGCTCTGACGGTGGTGCCGGTTGGCGAGGGCAAGCCCGGATTCACAGGCAACGGCTACCTGAATGTGGACCGCGACCTGTGCACGGGCCTCGACCTGTGCGGACGCTGCCTCGAGATCTGCGAGGATCAGTTTGGCAGCGGCATTTCCTTTGACCCGATTGAGAAGAAGGCGCAGATCTGCTCTCGCTGCGGCGGTCTGCCTGCCTGTGTGGAGGCCTGCCCCGAGCCGCTCGCCCTGCAGTTCTATCCGTTGATGACGAACGGCCGCATGTTTGCGCAGACCCCCGCTGACCTGGCCGAAAGCCTGTATAACAAGATCTACGACAAGTTTGGGAGGGTATAA
- the ydhV_7 gene encoding putative oxidoreductase YdhV, with translation MAEMFGYAGKIARVDLTAGTVTVIEPPVDVLKKFLGGAALGMYYMVKEGLSDPAIGAFHEKNMIQFLLGPTNGFGPNARSTIVTKSAYNFNCITTSGGRAAAELRFAGWDGIQVVGKAKTPVYLEVIDDKITIKDATHLWGKDSEETEKELLASIQAPLEKRETIVTAGDMTPEWAAVRPPGGKGIGAKRLGAAWVIGRGGENRVWYACVTTEAARAHGRYGAGAIMGDKKLKGIVIRGTKGQKIYDKAKFLKILYDIQASEAKDAFWRLYGTAGIGQSESNVQSGYPIRNWQWCSWNDPDVVKSQDGPFMDNTSFKKPLSCPNCNLHCMFSSEITSSDPMMNGVLSDMPDWEAMGMVGGNLGYMEKAGKTPEDPQQLTQAERREVLAKIQYTTFLHDNYSLDYIEGGNNLALVQELYQRKLITEADLDGIKPVWGDVHAIDALVKKIILREGVGDHLANGTLETAKYFAQKKNNPEILKYACTTHGYGQPAHGVRSHADQNDLEYVTVNRATEHTSNGAAGFSKLDYAAGVAGQDVKCSQDSLVHCIFAAGHWAGKTADMIQALTGWTDYTEEDLFTLGAREYALCRIFDLTTRGVKDPKKEWDMMNYQHRWYEPLPNGPFKGSVAASGTPEKLFNEQLPAYWKARGWTDDKGVPTAAKLKELGIDDIAEALAAKLR, from the coding sequence ATGGCCGAGATGTTTGGATACGCTGGCAAGATTGCCCGGGTGGACCTCACCGCTGGCACCGTCACGGTCATTGAGCCCCCGGTCGACGTTCTGAAGAAATTCCTGGGCGGAGCAGCGCTCGGAATGTACTACATGGTCAAGGAAGGGCTGTCGGACCCCGCCATCGGCGCTTTCCACGAGAAGAACATGATCCAGTTCTTGCTGGGACCCACCAATGGCTTTGGCCCCAACGCCCGGTCGACGATTGTTACCAAGTCGGCCTACAATTTTAACTGCATCACCACCTCCGGCGGTCGCGCGGCGGCGGAGCTCAGATTTGCTGGCTGGGACGGCATCCAGGTTGTTGGCAAGGCCAAGACCCCGGTCTACCTCGAGGTCATCGACGACAAGATTACCATCAAGGACGCGACTCACCTGTGGGGCAAGGACAGCGAAGAGACCGAGAAGGAACTGCTAGCCTCGATTCAGGCCCCGCTGGAAAAGCGCGAGACGATCGTGACTGCTGGCGACATGACCCCGGAATGGGCAGCAGTGCGCCCGCCGGGAGGAAAAGGCATCGGCGCCAAGAGGCTCGGCGCGGCCTGGGTTATCGGCCGAGGCGGCGAGAACCGCGTCTGGTATGCCTGCGTTACCACAGAAGCCGCTCGAGCCCACGGACGTTACGGTGCGGGTGCCATCATGGGTGACAAAAAGCTGAAGGGCATTGTCATTCGCGGCACCAAGGGCCAGAAGATCTATGACAAGGCCAAGTTCCTGAAGATCCTCTACGACATCCAGGCTTCGGAGGCCAAGGACGCGTTCTGGAGACTGTATGGCACCGCTGGCATCGGCCAGTCCGAGTCCAACGTCCAGAGCGGCTATCCGATCCGTAACTGGCAGTGGTGCTCCTGGAACGATCCGGATGTGGTCAAGTCGCAGGATGGCCCGTTTATGGACAACACCAGCTTCAAGAAGCCGCTGTCGTGCCCAAACTGCAACTTGCACTGCATGTTCAGCAGCGAAATCACGAGCAGCGACCCAATGATGAACGGTGTCTTGTCCGACATGCCTGACTGGGAAGCCATGGGCATGGTCGGCGGCAACCTGGGCTACATGGAGAAGGCGGGCAAGACGCCTGAGGATCCACAGCAGCTTACCCAGGCTGAGCGGCGTGAAGTGCTGGCCAAGATTCAGTACACCACCTTCCTCCACGACAACTACAGTCTGGACTATATCGAGGGCGGCAACAACCTCGCCCTGGTCCAGGAGCTGTACCAGCGCAAGCTGATCACCGAAGCGGACCTGGATGGCATCAAGCCCGTGTGGGGCGATGTACACGCCATCGACGCCCTGGTGAAAAAGATCATCCTGCGTGAGGGAGTTGGCGACCATCTGGCCAACGGCACCCTGGAGACGGCCAAGTACTTTGCTCAGAAGAAGAACAACCCCGAGATACTCAAGTACGCCTGCACTACCCACGGTTACGGGCAGCCGGCGCACGGCGTACGCAGCCATGCCGACCAGAACGACCTCGAGTACGTCACCGTCAACCGCGCTACGGAGCATACCAGCAACGGAGCCGCAGGGTTCTCCAAGCTGGACTATGCTGCCGGTGTCGCCGGGCAGGACGTCAAGTGCTCTCAGGACTCGCTGGTGCACTGCATCTTTGCCGCCGGTCACTGGGCTGGCAAGACTGCGGACATGATCCAAGCTCTCACGGGCTGGACTGACTACACTGAGGAAGACCTGTTCACGCTCGGTGCCCGCGAATACGCCCTGTGCCGCATCTTTGACCTCACCACCCGCGGCGTGAAGGATCCCAAGAAGGAATGGGATATGATGAACTACCAGCACCGCTGGTACGAGCCGCTGCCGAACGGGCCGTTCAAGGGCTCCGTCGCGGCGTCCGGGACTCCGGAGAAGCTCTTTAATGAGCAGCTCCCGGCTTACTGGAAGGCCAGAGGCTGGACCGATGATAAGGGTGTTCCCACGGCTGCCAAGCTGAAGGAACTCGGCATCGATGATATTGCCGAGGCCCTTGCGGCAAAGCTGCGCTAG
- the cprA_2 gene encoding 3-chloro-4-hydroxyphenylacetate reductive dehalogenase precursor, with translation MHPNDDQDPANPRPDVARLDGASGELVLSRRGFVRLAARLGLLAGAGLGLSSCVPPGLQPLDSSASGLGPESTPTQHHHGYPAFVGNESREVIRHGGAPQVKTLPTYAPPPGKTSASPTATPVMWEAGLWMCPLCKGRFGAEGELVEHLLSAHVSKVPGVRVVEEPTYRRYLNEEIARFDQRNIIFARMMWDREYIARAGSQAQRQWRESGEELAQGRAVRTGAIWVDDSVGSLAPQYGGFSGHVRGFGGLYDWDDAVAPQKSPIGTPEEMTVRVKEAARYYGADLVGVTEINPLWVYSHYYDRETGAYGENETGYKYAIMIGIEMDFGGIRQSPGWGASAATALAYSEMGEVVAKLAKYIRTLGYEAVPSGNDTTQNIPLAIDAGLGELGRLGLLLTPEYGARQRLCKVLTNLPLVADKPIEFGMQRFCETCMACAHACPAKAIPKGERSLERTSISNRPGIKRWHVNVEDCYLFWRQNGGVDCSNCVAACPWSQQNRPWL, from the coding sequence TTGCACCCGAATGACGACCAGGACCCGGCAAACCCGAGGCCAGACGTGGCGCGGCTAGACGGAGCGTCTGGTGAACTCGTGCTGTCGCGCCGCGGTTTTGTGCGCCTGGCGGCCCGTCTTGGGTTGCTGGCCGGCGCGGGCCTGGGCCTGTCGTCGTGCGTGCCGCCTGGACTCCAACCCCTGGATTCGAGCGCCTCTGGCCTGGGGCCAGAATCGACCCCCACGCAGCATCATCACGGATACCCGGCCTTTGTTGGCAACGAGAGCCGCGAGGTAATTCGCCACGGCGGAGCACCGCAGGTCAAGACGCTGCCAACCTATGCGCCACCCCCGGGGAAAACCTCTGCCTCTCCCACCGCGACGCCGGTGATGTGGGAAGCGGGCCTATGGATGTGTCCGCTGTGCAAGGGGAGGTTTGGGGCCGAGGGTGAGCTGGTCGAGCACCTGCTGAGTGCTCATGTGAGCAAGGTGCCCGGGGTGCGGGTGGTCGAAGAGCCGACATACCGGCGCTATCTGAATGAAGAGATAGCGCGGTTTGACCAGAGGAACATCATTTTTGCGCGGATGATGTGGGACCGGGAGTACATTGCCAGGGCAGGGAGCCAGGCGCAGCGGCAGTGGCGTGAGAGTGGAGAGGAGCTGGCGCAAGGGCGGGCGGTGCGGACAGGTGCGATTTGGGTAGATGACAGTGTGGGGAGTCTGGCGCCACAGTACGGCGGGTTTTCTGGCCATGTGCGAGGGTTTGGGGGATTGTACGATTGGGATGATGCGGTAGCGCCTCAGAAGTCACCCATAGGGACGCCAGAGGAGATGACGGTACGGGTGAAGGAAGCGGCGCGGTATTACGGGGCGGATCTGGTGGGGGTGACGGAGATCAACCCGTTGTGGGTGTACTCGCACTATTATGATCGGGAGACGGGGGCGTACGGGGAGAACGAGACAGGGTACAAGTACGCGATCATGATTGGGATTGAGATGGACTTTGGCGGGATCAGGCAGTCACCGGGATGGGGGGCGAGTGCGGCGACGGCGCTGGCGTACTCGGAGATGGGCGAGGTAGTGGCGAAGCTGGCCAAGTACATCAGGACGCTGGGGTACGAGGCAGTGCCATCGGGGAACGACACGACGCAGAACATACCGTTGGCGATAGATGCTGGGTTGGGGGAGCTGGGGCGGCTGGGGCTATTGCTGACTCCGGAGTACGGGGCGCGGCAGAGGTTATGCAAGGTACTGACGAATCTGCCACTGGTGGCAGACAAGCCGATAGAGTTTGGGATGCAGCGGTTCTGCGAGACGTGTATGGCGTGTGCGCATGCGTGTCCGGCGAAGGCGATACCGAAGGGGGAGCGGAGTCTGGAGCGGACGTCGATATCGAACCGACCGGGGATCAAGCGGTGGCACGTGAATGTAGAGGACTGTTATCTATTCTGGAGACAGAACGGCGGGGTGGACTGCTCGAACTGTGTAGCGGCGTGTCCGTGGAGCCAGCAGAACCGTCCCTGGCTGTAA
- the yccM_2 gene encoding putative electron transport protein YccM, with product MTAEEVKEKEKEAKRLQREQWKKIKQRWNLVKYFRQLVQFALLALFLYLVWSTTKAGVDALPINLFSRFNPLFAAVGMIGGKTFITNMIPGLVTIVATLLFGRFWCGWICPLGTVLDQYGPRVTEKIPNWFRNIKYILLFAFLFAAVMGSLALMWLDPITIFVRPLAGAIFPAILQKTAPIAPMKGLQSAVVAQLPVRPQVFPLLAIPLIIVLLLNIFARRFWCRYLCPLGAWVALLSKFSLFKRFRSDACIKCKQCVKACPMNTIDGAEFHSDPGECLQCVSCHGTCPVAAISIKPQTKPGFGHSYDPNRRQMLASLAVGVGGAVLLKQTQKANEYQYLIRPPGAKEDDFLAKCVRCGQCVKVCPNNALQLTVKGGIGSMLTPVLVPRTGNCDWDCNSCGKVCPTQAIPKLPLEEKRLAKMGTAVVNTDTCIRCFICIIECPNKSLVQGTIQGLRGKYPLVDATKCTGCGLCEFVCPVVGESAIRVVAPPKSA from the coding sequence TTGACTGCAGAAGAGGTCAAGGAGAAAGAGAAGGAGGCGAAACGCCTCCAGCGTGAGCAGTGGAAGAAGATCAAGCAGCGCTGGAACCTGGTGAAGTATTTCCGCCAGCTCGTCCAATTTGCGCTGCTGGCGCTCTTCCTCTATCTGGTATGGTCTACAACCAAGGCCGGCGTCGATGCACTGCCGATCAACCTGTTCAGCCGGTTCAATCCGCTGTTCGCGGCGGTCGGCATGATCGGCGGCAAGACCTTTATTACCAACATGATTCCTGGCCTCGTCACCATCGTGGCCACACTGTTGTTTGGCCGGTTCTGGTGCGGCTGGATCTGCCCGCTGGGCACGGTGCTCGATCAGTACGGCCCGCGCGTCACCGAGAAGATACCGAACTGGTTCCGCAACATCAAGTATATTCTGTTGTTCGCGTTCCTCTTTGCCGCGGTGATGGGCAGCCTGGCGCTGATGTGGCTGGATCCGATCACCATCTTTGTTCGGCCACTTGCCGGCGCCATCTTCCCGGCCATTCTGCAAAAGACAGCTCCGATTGCGCCGATGAAGGGGCTGCAGTCGGCCGTGGTGGCTCAGTTGCCGGTTCGACCGCAGGTGTTCCCGCTGTTGGCCATTCCTTTGATCATCGTATTGCTGCTCAATATCTTTGCCCGTCGCTTCTGGTGCCGCTATCTGTGCCCGCTCGGTGCGTGGGTGGCGCTGTTGAGCAAATTCTCGCTCTTCAAGCGCTTCCGTTCCGACGCCTGCATCAAGTGCAAGCAGTGCGTCAAGGCTTGCCCGATGAACACCATCGACGGGGCGGAGTTCCACAGTGACCCCGGTGAATGTCTTCAGTGCGTGAGCTGTCACGGCACCTGCCCGGTGGCGGCCATCAGTATCAAGCCGCAGACCAAGCCCGGTTTTGGTCACAGCTATGATCCCAATCGCCGGCAGATGCTCGCGTCGCTGGCCGTTGGCGTTGGTGGGGCCGTTCTGCTCAAGCAGACCCAGAAAGCGAATGAATACCAGTATCTGATCCGTCCGCCGGGCGCAAAGGAAGACGATTTCCTGGCCAAGTGCGTGCGCTGCGGGCAGTGCGTTAAGGTCTGCCCGAACAATGCGCTTCAACTGACGGTAAAGGGCGGCATTGGTTCGATGCTCACGCCAGTGCTTGTTCCGCGTACAGGCAACTGCGACTGGGACTGCAACTCGTGTGGAAAAGTCTGCCCGACGCAGGCCATCCCCAAGTTGCCGCTCGAAGAGAAGCGCCTGGCCAAGATGGGCACAGCAGTGGTCAACACGGATACCTGCATCCGCTGCTTCATCTGCATCATCGAGTGCCCGAACAAGTCGTTGGTTCAGGGAACCATACAGGGCCTTCGCGGCAAGTATCCGCTGGTCGATGCCACCAAGTGCACCGGCTGCGGTTTGTGCGAGTTCGTTTGTCCGGTCGTGGGCGAGTCCGCCATTCGCGTTGTGGCACCGCCCAAGTCCGCTTAG
- the tatA gene encoding Sec-independent protein translocase protein TatA: MPRLGVPELLIILVIVILVFGVGKLPEVGSSLGKAIRGFREETEVKPAEKKTEDNKEVKKD, encoded by the coding sequence ATGCCTCGTCTGGGTGTGCCGGAGCTGTTGATCATTCTGGTGATCGTGATTCTGGTTTTTGGTGTGGGCAAGCTGCCCGAAGTTGGTTCCTCTCTCGGGAAGGCGATCCGTGGTTTCCGCGAAGAGACCGAGGTCAAGCCGGCTGAGAAGAAGACGGAAGACAACAAAGAAGTCAAGAAAGACTAG
- the tatAy gene encoding Sec-independent protein translocase protein TatAy, with amino-acid sequence MNFLNIGPGEMIFILALALLIFGPKRLPELARDLGKAVRSFQQASQQITSELTKEMSEASKTLDQASDSVSGALSEVANTTAAELSQAAAAASGELHKATGAINTELQQAAAAASAPQSLTQAAVEPAVAGIADLPPNDAVQPQRPPSDAAPAEPEPLTHQTEDGTAASEPVEGSTYVI; translated from the coding sequence ATGAACTTTCTGAACATCGGCCCGGGGGAGATGATCTTTATCCTGGCCCTGGCGCTGCTGATCTTCGGTCCCAAGCGCCTGCCCGAGTTGGCGCGAGACCTGGGCAAGGCCGTGCGCAGTTTTCAGCAGGCCTCTCAGCAGATCACGAGTGAGTTAACCAAAGAAATGAGCGAAGCGTCCAAGACACTCGACCAGGCTTCAGACTCTGTGTCGGGCGCCCTGAGCGAGGTGGCCAATACCACCGCTGCCGAATTGTCGCAGGCCGCTGCCGCCGCGAGTGGCGAGCTGCACAAAGCCACCGGCGCCATCAATACCGAGCTGCAGCAAGCGGCGGCGGCTGCCTCGGCCCCACAATCTCTCACCCAGGCCGCCGTTGAGCCGGCGGTTGCGGGGATTGCTGACCTGCCTCCTAACGATGCGGTTCAGCCACAACGGCCGCCTTCTGACGCGGCCCCTGCCGAGCCAGAGCCGCTGACTCATCAGACCGAGGACGGCACCGCTGCCTCTGAACCCGTCGAAGGATCTACGTACGTGATCTAG
- a CDS encoding Thermostable monoacylglycerol lipase, whose amino-acid sequence MTNGPALCPHAFDLPGGPTGALLIHGLTGSPPEMRPLGDYLAAHGVSVSAPLLPGHGTCPEDLEHTSWEDWYQHVEASYEERAAGHESVFVVGFSLGALLAVHLAARHRVAGVAALSPGLQVRDWKVPFVRYLKAVIRFVPKDLDPNHSDLADKSAFALFWQYPCWPTESVHQLVRLQQVVRGELRQIMAPAFVAYSTGDTSIHPQSGPTLFRELASADKVELVLHKSGHGILVDAEKATLFDALLGWITAHAWPGRRG is encoded by the coding sequence ATGACGAACGGCCCGGCTCTCTGCCCGCATGCCTTCGATTTGCCTGGAGGACCGACAGGGGCGTTGCTCATCCACGGACTCACCGGTTCTCCTCCGGAGATGAGGCCCCTGGGTGATTATCTGGCCGCGCACGGCGTGTCGGTGAGCGCCCCATTGCTGCCTGGCCACGGCACCTGCCCTGAGGATCTGGAACACACCTCCTGGGAGGACTGGTACCAGCATGTGGAGGCCAGCTATGAGGAGAGGGCGGCTGGCCACGAGAGCGTGTTTGTGGTGGGCTTTTCGCTGGGTGCGCTACTCGCGGTGCACCTGGCCGCTCGCCATCGAGTCGCCGGGGTGGCGGCTCTGTCTCCTGGCCTGCAAGTGCGCGACTGGAAGGTGCCGTTCGTCCGCTATCTGAAGGCGGTCATTCGGTTCGTGCCAAAGGACCTTGACCCGAACCATTCGGACCTGGCGGACAAGAGCGCCTTTGCGCTCTTCTGGCAGTACCCCTGTTGGCCTACCGAATCGGTGCACCAGTTGGTGCGGTTGCAGCAAGTGGTGCGGGGCGAGCTGCGGCAGATCATGGCCCCGGCGTTCGTTGCTTACTCGACGGGCGATACGTCGATTCACCCGCAGAGCGGACCCACCCTGTTTCGCGAGCTTGCCTCAGCAGACAAGGTCGAGCTCGTGCTGCACAAGTCGGGCCATGGCATCCTGGTCGACGCCGAGAAAGCGACGCTGTTCGACGCGCTGCTGGGCTGGATTACAGCGCACGCTTGGCCCGGACGGCGAGGCTAG
- a CDS encoding SpoVT / AbrB like domain protein, with the protein MATQLKARVVKVGNSRGIRIPKPVLEQVGLTDEVELSVERDALIVRPKRTTQAWSKWGGKPASEPGPGKGPEPQLARLVSLRGNFRDGQFDLAEPPPQDADGVEVIVTFMLPGTEEA; encoded by the coding sequence ATGGCAACCCAGCTCAAGGCGCGTGTAGTCAAAGTAGGCAATTCCAGGGGCATCCGCATTCCCAAGCCAGTGCTGGAGCAAGTGGGACTGACCGATGAGGTCGAACTCTCAGTGGAGAGGGATGCGCTCATCGTGCGCCCCAAGCGCACTACTCAGGCCTGGAGCAAATGGGGTGGAAAGCCGGCTTCTGAACCAGGCCCGGGCAAGGGCCCCGAGCCGCAGCTGGCCAGACTCGTGAGCCTGAGGGGCAACTTCCGCGATGGCCAGTTCGACCTGGCTGAACCGCCTCCCCAGGATGCCGACGGCGTCGAGGTAATCGTCACCTTCATGCTGCCCGGGACCGAAGAGGCCTAG